Proteins encoded together in one Phyllostomus discolor isolate MPI-MPIP mPhyDis1 chromosome 6, mPhyDis1.pri.v3, whole genome shotgun sequence window:
- the LDHA gene encoding L-lactate dehydrogenase A chain isoform X2, which yields MASLKDQLIVNLLKEELTPQNKITVVGVGAVGMACAISILMKDLADELALVDVMEDKLKGEMMDLQHGSLFLRTPKIVSSKDYNVTANSKLVIITAGARQQEGESRLNLVQRNVNIFKFIIPNVVKYSPNCKLLVVSNPVDVLTYVAWKISGFPKNRVIGSGCNLDSARFRYLMGERLGVHPLSCHGWVLGEHGDSSVPVWSGVNVAGVSLKSLHPALGTDADKEQWKEVHKQVVDSAYEVIKLKGYTSWAIGLSVADLAESIMKNLRRVHPISTMIKGLYGIKEDVFLSVPCILGQNGISDVVKVTLTPDEEARLKKSADTLWGIQKELQF from the exons ATGGCAAGTCTCAAAGATCAGCTGATTGTGAATCTtcttaaggaagaactaaccccccAGAATAAGATTACAGTCGTTGGGGTTGGTGCTGTTGGCATGGCCTGTGCCATCAGCATCTTAATGAAG GACTTGGCAGATGAACTTGCTCTTGTTGATGTCATGGAAGACAAATTAAAGGGAGAGATGATGGATCTCCAACATGGCAGCCTTTTCCTAAGAACACCAAAAATTGTCTCTAGCAAAG ACTATAATGTGACTGCAAACTCCAAGCTGGTTATTATCACAGCTGGGGCACGTCAACAGGAGGGAGAAAGCCGTCTTAATTTGGTCCAGCGTAACGTGAACATCTTTAAATTCATCATTCCTAATGTTGTAAAATACAGTCCCAACTGCAAATTGCTTGTGGTTTCTAATCCAG TGGATGTCTTGACCTACGTGGCTTGGAAGATAAGTGGCTTTCCCAAAAACCGTGTTATCGGAAGTGGTTGCAACCTGGATTCAGCCCGGTTCCGATACCTAATGGGAGAAAGACTGGGAGTTCACCCATTAAGCTGTCATGGGTGGGTCCTTGGGGAGCATGGAGACTCGAGTG TGCCTGTGTGGAGCGGAGTGAATGTTGCCGGAGTCTCCCTAAAGAGTCTGCACCCTGCCTTAGGCACTGATGCAGATAAGGAGCAGTGGAAAGAAGTTCACAAACAGGTGGTTGACAG TGCTTATGAGGTGATCAAACTGAAGGGCTACACATCCTGGGCCATTGGACTGTCTGTGGCAGATTTGGCAGAAAGTATAATGAAGAATCTTAGGCGGGTGCATCCCATTTCCACCATGATCAAG GGTCTCTATGGAATAAAAGAAGACGTCTTCCTCAGTGTTCCTTGCATCTTGGGGCAGAATGGAATCTCAGATGTTGTGAAGGTGACTCTGACACCTGATGAAGAGGCCCGTTTGAAGAAGAGTGCAGATACACTGTGGGGGATCCAGAAAGAGCTGCAATTTTAA
- the LDHA gene encoding L-lactate dehydrogenase A chain isoform X1, giving the protein MSEPSGSCTYTHTSILFFHAKIPCSKSNMASLKDQLIVNLLKEELTPQNKITVVGVGAVGMACAISILMKDLADELALVDVMEDKLKGEMMDLQHGSLFLRTPKIVSSKDYNVTANSKLVIITAGARQQEGESRLNLVQRNVNIFKFIIPNVVKYSPNCKLLVVSNPVDVLTYVAWKISGFPKNRVIGSGCNLDSARFRYLMGERLGVHPLSCHGWVLGEHGDSSVPVWSGVNVAGVSLKSLHPALGTDADKEQWKEVHKQVVDSAYEVIKLKGYTSWAIGLSVADLAESIMKNLRRVHPISTMIKGLYGIKEDVFLSVPCILGQNGISDVVKVTLTPDEEARLKKSADTLWGIQKELQF; this is encoded by the exons ATGAGCGAGCCCTCAGGAAGCTGTACTTACACCCACACGTCCATATTATTTTTCCATGCCAAG ATTCCTTGTTCTAAGTCCAATATGGCAAGTCTCAAAGATCAGCTGATTGTGAATCTtcttaaggaagaactaaccccccAGAATAAGATTACAGTCGTTGGGGTTGGTGCTGTTGGCATGGCCTGTGCCATCAGCATCTTAATGAAG GACTTGGCAGATGAACTTGCTCTTGTTGATGTCATGGAAGACAAATTAAAGGGAGAGATGATGGATCTCCAACATGGCAGCCTTTTCCTAAGAACACCAAAAATTGTCTCTAGCAAAG ACTATAATGTGACTGCAAACTCCAAGCTGGTTATTATCACAGCTGGGGCACGTCAACAGGAGGGAGAAAGCCGTCTTAATTTGGTCCAGCGTAACGTGAACATCTTTAAATTCATCATTCCTAATGTTGTAAAATACAGTCCCAACTGCAAATTGCTTGTGGTTTCTAATCCAG TGGATGTCTTGACCTACGTGGCTTGGAAGATAAGTGGCTTTCCCAAAAACCGTGTTATCGGAAGTGGTTGCAACCTGGATTCAGCCCGGTTCCGATACCTAATGGGAGAAAGACTGGGAGTTCACCCATTAAGCTGTCATGGGTGGGTCCTTGGGGAGCATGGAGACTCGAGTG TGCCTGTGTGGAGCGGAGTGAATGTTGCCGGAGTCTCCCTAAAGAGTCTGCACCCTGCCTTAGGCACTGATGCAGATAAGGAGCAGTGGAAAGAAGTTCACAAACAGGTGGTTGACAG TGCTTATGAGGTGATCAAACTGAAGGGCTACACATCCTGGGCCATTGGACTGTCTGTGGCAGATTTGGCAGAAAGTATAATGAAGAATCTTAGGCGGGTGCATCCCATTTCCACCATGATCAAG GGTCTCTATGGAATAAAAGAAGACGTCTTCCTCAGTGTTCCTTGCATCTTGGGGCAGAATGGAATCTCAGATGTTGTGAAGGTGACTCTGACACCTGATGAAGAGGCCCGTTTGAAGAAGAGTGCAGATACACTGTGGGGGATCCAGAAAGAGCTGCAATTTTAA